A DNA window from Camelina sativa cultivar DH55 chromosome 17, Cs, whole genome shotgun sequence contains the following coding sequences:
- the LOC104758786 gene encoding transmembrane 9 superfamily member 6-like: MAIRIRIYGTLLILLFLFSTIRAFYLPGVAPRDFQKGDPLYVKVNKLSSTKTQLPYDYYYLKYCKPPKILNTGENLGEVLRGDRIENSVYTFEMLEDQPCRVGCRIKVDAESAKNFREKIDDEYRANMILDNLPVAVLRQRKDGIQSTTYEHGYRVGFKGSYEGSKEKKYFIHNHLSFRVMYHRDQESDSSRIVGFEVTPNSVLHEYKDWDENNPQLTTCNKDTKNLIQSNTVPQEVEEGKEIVFTYDVTFKESEIKWASRWDTYLLMNDDQIHWFSIINSLMIVLFLSGMVAMIMMRTLYKDISNYNQLETQDEAQEETGWKLVHGDVFRTPANSGLLCVYVGTGVQIFGMTLVTMMFALLGFLSPSNRGGLMTAMVLLWVFMGILAGYSSSRLHKMFKGNEWKRITLKTAFMFPGILFAIFFVLNTLIWGERSSGAIPFGTMFALVCLWFGISVPLVFIGSYFGHKKPAIEDPVKTNKIPRQVPEQPWYMKPGFSILIGGILPFGAVFIELFFILTSIWLNQFYYIFGFLFIVFLILIVTCAEITIVLCYFQLCSEDYNWWWRAYLTSGSSSLYLFLYSIFYFFTKLEISKLVSGVLYFGYMIIISYSFFVLTGSIGFYACLWFVRKIYSSVKID; the protein is encoded by the exons ATGGCGATCAGGATTCGAATCTACGGCACTCTCTTAATCCTTTTATTCTTGTTCTCCACCATTCGCGCTTTTTACCTTCCCGGTGTCGCTCCTCGCGATTTTCAGAAG GGGGATCCTCTTTATGTCAAAGTGAACAAATTGTCGTCTACGAAGACTCAACTTCCTTATGATTACTATTACCTGAAATACTGTAAGCCTCCCAAGATCTTGAATACTGGCGAAAATTTGGGGGAGGTTCTCAGAGGAGATCGCATTGAGAATTCGGTTTATACT tttgaaATGTTGGAGGATCAGCCTTGTAGAGTAGGTTGCCGTATTAAAGTCGATGCTGAGTCTGCTAAAAATTTCAGGGAAAAGATTGATGATGAATACAGAGCTAATat GATTCTTGATAATCTTCCGGTAGCTGTtcttagacaaagaaaagatggGATTCAGTCAACCACTTATGAACATGGTTACCGTGTTGGCTTCAAAGGGAGTTATGAAGGG agtaaagagaagaaatatTTTATCCATAACCACTTGAGTTTCCGAGTCATGTACCATAGAGACCAAGAGTCTGACTCTTCTCGCATTGTTGGTTTTGAGGTTACGCCTAACAG TGTATTGCATGAGTACAAAGATTGGGATGAAAACAATCCTCAGTTAACAACATGCAACAAAGACACAAAGAATCTGATCCAAAGCAACACTGTTCCTCAAGAAGTTGAGGAAGGAAAAGAAATTGTGTTTACATATGATGTCACCTTCAAG GAGAGTGAAATCAAATGGGCTTCGCGATGGGACACATACTTGCTAATGAACGATGATCAAATACACTGGTTTTCAATCATAAACTCACTTATGATTGTCCTTTTCCTCTCTGGAATGGTAGCCATGATCATGATGAGAACTTTATACAAGGATATTTCAAACTACAATCAGCTCGAGACCCAAGACGAGGCTCAGGAAGAAACTGGATGGAAACTTGTACATGGAGATGTCTTTAGGACTCCCGCCAACTCTGGATTACTCTGTGTGTACGTTGGCACAGGTGTTCAGATTTTTGGTATGACCCTTGTGACAATGATGTTTGCATTGCTGGGTTTCTTATCTCCATCCAACAGAGGAGGGCTTATGACTGCCATGGTTCTCTTATGGGTATTCATGGGCATCTTAGCGGGTTACTCCTCTTCTCGTCTTCACAAAATGTTTAAAGGGAACGAGTGGAAAAGAATCACCTTGAAGACTGCATTTATGTTTCCTGGTATACTCTTTGCAATCTTCTTCGTTCTCAACACACTTATATGGGGAGAGCGGTCATCTGGAGCCATTCCCTTTGGTACAATGTTTGCTCTAGTATGTCTCTGGTTTGGAATCTCTGTCCCACTAGTCTTCATTGGTAGCTACTTCGGTCACAAAAAACCAGCAATCGAAGACCCGGTCAAAACAAATAAGATCCCGAGACAAGTACCAGAGCAACCTTGGTATATGAAACCTGGTTTTTCAATACTAATTGGAGGCATCCTTCCATTCGGAGCAGTCTTCATCGAGCTCTTCTTCATCCTAACATCGATCTGGCTCAACCAATTCTACTACATCTTCGGATTCCTTTTCATCGTGTTCTTGATCTTGATCGTGACCTGCGCAGAGATCACAATCGTTCTCTGCTACTTTCAGCTCTGCAGTGAAGACTACAATTGGTGGTGGAGAGCATACCTCACATCAGGCTCATCCTCACTCTACCTCTTCCTCTACTccatcttctacttcttcacaAAGCTTGAGATCTCAAAACTAGTATCAGGAGTGCTCTACTTCGGGTACATGATCATCATCTCGTACTCGTTTTTTGTGCTAACCGGCTCAATCGGTTTCTACGCATGTCTATGGTTTGTTAGAAAAATCTACTCCTCAGTGAAGATTGACTGA
- the LOC104758783 gene encoding protein indeterminate-domain 7, with the protein MMMNRDMIFHHQQQQQQQVEENMSNLTSASGDQASVSSGNRTETSGSYINQQQQQQQEQEQCFVPQSSLKRKRNQPGNPDPEAEVMALSPKTLMATNRFICEVCNKGFQRDQNLQLHKRGHNLPWKLKQRSNKDVVRKKVYVCPEPGCVHSHPSRALGDLTGIKKHFFRKHGEKKWKCEKCSKKYAVQSDWKAHAKTCGTKEYKCDCGTLFSRRDSFITHRAFCDALAEESARAIPNTILIQSSVSPSPSHHDHHHHQTVQQNINFSSSSQNIIGNNNHLHHGPMKQEESQHHHFQNIPPWLVSSNPNPNGNNGNLFPPLASSAPNGRSNFHRSSPAMSATALLQKAAQMGSKKSKTPEEEERSSRSSSYNNLITTTMAAMMTSPPEPGYGFQDYYMMNHQHHGGGEAFNGSFVADKNEVVDDGGGETRDFLGLRSLMSHNEILSFANNLGNCLNGSASEEQHSHQD; encoded by the exons atgatgatgaacagaGATATGATATTTCatcatcagcaacaacaacaacaacaagtggaAGAGAACATGTCGAATCTAACATCAGCTTCAGGAGATCAAGCAAGTGTGTCTTCTGGAAACAGAACTGAAACTAGTGGCTCTTACATtaatcagcagcaacaacaacaacaagaacaagaacagtGTTTTGTTCCACAGTCATCTCTTAAGCGGAAGAGAAATCAACCAGGAAATCCag ACCCTGAAGCAGAAGTGATGGCTCTATCACCAAAAACATTAATGGCGACAAACAGATTCATATGTGAGGTCTGTAACAAAGGTTTCCAAAGAGACCAAAACTTGCAACTTCACAAGAGGGGACACAATCTACCGTGGAAGCTTaaacaaagatcaaacaaaGATGTGGTTAGGAAGAAAGTCTACGTCTGTCCAGAACCAGGCTGTGTCCATAGCCATCCGTCTAGAGCTCTCGGTGACTTAACCGGAATCAAGAAGCATTTCTTCAGAAAACATGGCGAGAAAAAATGGAAATGTGAAAAGTGTTCCAAGAAATATGCTGTGCAGTCAGACTGGAAGGCTCATGCTAAGACTTGTGGCACTAAAGAATACAAATGCGACTGTGGTACTCTCTTTTCTAG GAGGGATAGTTTCATAACTCATAGAGCATTTTGCGATGCATTAGCAGAAGAGAGTGCAAGAGCTATACCAAACACTATTCTCATCCAGTCTTcagtttctccttctccttctcaccatgaccatcatcatcaccagacAGTACAACAGAACATTAATTTCTCTTCGTCATCCCAAAACATCATCGGCAACAATAATCATCTCCACCATGGTCCTATGAAGCAAGAAGAATCACAGCATCATCACTTCCAAAACATCCCTCCCTGGCTTGTGtcatcaaaccctaaccctaatggCAACAATGGTAATTTGTTTCCTCCTCTTGCTTCTTCTGCACCCAACGGAAGGTCCAACTTTCACCGATCGTCGCCGGCTATGTCAGCCACAGCTTTGCTCCAGAAAGCAGCTCAAATGGGTTCCAAGAAGTCGAAAActccagaggaagaagagaggtcGTCAAGGTCATCAAGCTATAATAACTTGATCACGACTACAATGGCTGCGATGATGACTTCACCACCTGAACCTGGATACGGATTTCAAGACTATTACATGATGAATCATCAACATCACGGCGGAGGGGAAGCTTTCAACGGTTCTTTTGTCGCCGACAAGAACGAGGTCGTGGACGACGGTGGAGGAGAGACGAGGGATTTCTTGGGGCTAAGGTCGTTAATGTCCCACAACGAGATTCTAAGCTTCGCTAATAATCTTGGCAACTGTCTCAACGGTTCTGCTTCGGAGGAACAACATAGCCACCAAGATTAA
- the LOC104758787 gene encoding beta-fructofuranosidase, insoluble isoenzyme CWINV3, translating to MAKVNRSKIGLSLLLSLLLCYFITDLEASSSHQDLDQPYRTGYHFQPPRNWMNDPNGPMIYKGIYHLFYQYNPYGAVWDVRIVWGHSTSVDLVNWTPQPPAFSPSQPSDINGCWSGSVTILPDGKPVILYTGIDENKSQVQNVAVPVNVSDPYLLEWSKPPLNPLMTPNAVNGIDPDRFRDPTTAWLGLDGEWRVIVGSSTDERRGLVLLYKSRDFFNWTQSTTPLHYEDLTGMWECPDFFPVSTTGSDGVETSSFGQDEVKYVLKVSLIETLHDYYTIGSYDREKDLYVPDLGFVQDETAPRLDYGKYYASKTFYDDDKKRRILWGWVNESSPAKDDIKKGWAGLQSFPRKIWLDESGKELLQWPIEEIETLRGKQVNWHNKVLEAGSTLQVHGVTAAQADVEVLFKVNEIEKADVIDPSWTDPQKICGQDESSVKSGIGPFGLKVLASKDMEEYTSVYFRIFKSNDTNKNTKYLVLMCSNQNRSSLNDENDKSAFGAFVAIDPSHQTISLRTLIDHSIVESYGGGGRKCITSRVYPKLAIGENANLFAFNKGTQSVDVLSLSAWSLKSAQINDESISPFIEREDAHSPKQF from the exons ATGGCGAAAGTAAATCGCTCCAAAATTGGTCTGTCACTGTTACTTTCTTTGTTGCTCTGCTACTTTATCACCGAtcttgaagcttcttcttcacaccaAGATCTCGACCAACCGTACCGGACCGGTTATCACTTTCAACCTCCCAGAAATTGGATGAACG ATCCTAATG GACCAATGATATACAAAGGAATATATCATCTGTTTTACCAATATAACCCATACGGTGCCGTTTGGGATGTAAGAATCGTATGGGGACACTCCACGTCAGTTGACTTAGTCAACTGGACTCCACAGCCTCCAGCTTTCAGCCCATCTCAGCCGTCAGATATCAACGGCTGTTGGTCAGGCTCCGTCACGATTCTACCAGACGGTAAACCTGTGATCCTCTACACCGGCATTGACGAAAACAAAAGCCAAGTCCAAAACGTCGCCGTTCCGGTTAACGTCTCTGATCCCTATCTCCTAGAATGGTCTAAACCGCCGCTAAACCCTCTTATGACGCCTAACGCGGTTAACGGAATCGACCCAGACCGGTTCCGAGATCCGACCACCGCGTGGCTCGGTCTTGACGGAGAATGGAGAGTCATCGTCGGTAGCTCGACGGACGAACGCCGAGGGTTAGTGCTTCTTTACAAAAGCAGAGATTTCTTCAACTGGACGCAATCGACGACGCCTTTACATTACGAAGACTTAACCGGAATGTGGGAATGTCCTGATTTTTTCCCGGTCTCGACAACCGGTTCGGACGGTGTTGAGACGTCTTCGTTTGGTCAGGATGAGGTTAAGTACGTGCTTAAAGTGAGTTTGATTGAGACACTACATGATTATTACACGATTGGGAGTTACGATCGTGAGAAAGATTTGTATGTACCGGATCTTGGGTTTGTGCAAGACGAAACGGCTCCGAGGTTAGATTATGGGAAATACTACGCGTCGAAAACGTTTTACGATGATGATAAGAAACGAAGGATCTTGTGGGGTTGGGTTAATGAATCGTCTCCGGCTAAGGATGATATCAAGAAGGGTTGGGCTGGTCTTCAG TCATTTCCGAGGAAGATATGGCTTGATGAATCGGGAAAGGAATTACTACAATGGCCGATTGAAGAGATTGAGACATTGCGTGGGAAACAAGTCAACTGGCACAACAAAGTTCTTGAAGCAGGATCTACTCTCCAAGTTCATGGTGTCACTGCTGCACAG GCAGATGt tgagGTGTTATTCAAGGTAAATGAAATTGAGAAAGCAGATGTAATTGATCCGAGTTGGACCGACCCACAAAAGATATGTGGTCAAGATGAATCGTCGGTTAAGTCCGGTATAGGACCATTTGGTTTGAAGGTTTTGGCATCCAAGGACATGGAAGAGTACACGTCGGTATACTTCAGAATCTTCAAGTCTAATGATACTAATAAGAATACCAAGTACCTGGTGTTGATGTGCAGTAACCAGAACAG ATCTTCGTTAAatgatgaaaatgataaatccGCCTTTGGTGCTTTTGTGGCGATAGACCCTTCTCACCAAACAATTTCTCTTAGGACTTTG atTGATCACTCGATAGTGGAGAGTTATGGTGGAGGAGGCAGAAAATGTATAACCTCTAGAGTGTATCCAAAATTGGCAATTGGAGAAAATGCAAATCTTTTTGCCTTCAACAAAGGAACTCAAAGTGTTGATGTCTTAAGCCTAAGTGCTTGGAGCTTGAAGTCTGCTCAAATCAATGACGAGTCGATTTCACCTTTTATCGAGCGTGAAGATGCACACTCACCTAAACAGTTTTGA
- the LOC104758785 gene encoding uncharacterized protein LOC104758785: MAILSASSSSTIVRAALDTTQPKLRYNPNAPRNVKKTPNLSSFVPPPSPSSSSPATNLTTEASVSVSDLLKRPASKDIGDGFDDDASCIGYEKWFPSPPKVEKPRSVFNAASLAYIGDSIYEIYARRHFLFPPLSIEEYNDRVRAVVRCEAQYALLQKLVDDDFLTKDERDVLRWGKNVGSVKTRSTRRAGVAVYNKASSLETLIGYLYLSNGKRLEEMMQKLGFSSGSSTERMIKEAKPKLSFK; this comes from the exons atggCGATTTTATCAGCGAGCTCTTCTTCTACTATCGTGAGAGCTGCTTTAGATACAACGCAGCCGAAGCTCCGATACAATCCTAATGCTCCGAGAAATGTTAAGAAAACCCCTAATTTGAGTTCTTTCGTACCACCTCCGTCTCCGTCGTCATCATCTCCGGCGACTAACTTAACAACTGAAGCAAGCGtctctgtttctgatttgctCAAACGCCCCGCAAGCAAAG ACATTGGTGATggatttgatgatgatgcttcttGTATTGGATATGAGAAATGGTTTCCAAGTCCACCAAAAGTTGAGAAACCTAGATCTGTTTTCAATGCTGCCTCTTTAGCTTATATTGGCGATTCAATCTACGAG aTATATGCTCGTCGGCATTTTCTTTTCCCTCCACTTAGTATTGAAGAATATAACGACCGTGTTAGAGCAGTGGTTCGATGTGAAGCACAA taTGCTTTGCTGCAGAagcttgttgatgatgatttcttaaCGAAAGATGAAAG AGATGTACTTCGGTGGGGAAAAAACGTAGGCTCGGTTAAAACACGGTCAACTAGGCGTGCTGGTGTTGCCGTTTACAACAAGGCCTCATCATTGGAAACACTG ATTGGGTATCTGTATCTATCAAACGGGAAAAGATTGGAAGAAATGATGCAGAAGCTAGGATTTTCAAGTGGTTCTTCAACAGAGAGAATGATTAAGGAGGCCAAGCCTAAACTATCttttaaataa
- the LOC104758784 gene encoding DEAD-box ATP-dependent RNA helicase 20-like isoform X1 yields the protein MSRYDSRTGDSTSYRDRRSDSGFGGASSYGSSGSHTSSMKKDSDGNVSPRKLDLDGLTPFEKNFYVESQAVASMTEAEVEEYRKLREITVEGRDIPKPVKSFRDVGFPDYVLEEIKKAGFTEPTPIQSQGWPMAMKGRDLIGIAETGSGKTLSHLLPAIVHVNAQPILAPGDGPIVLVLAPTRELAVQIQQEASKFGSSSKIKTTCIYGGVPKGPQVRDLQKGVEIVIATPGRLIDMMESNNTNLRRVTYLVLDEADRMLDMGFDPQIRKIVSHIRPDRQTLYWSATWPKEVEQLSKKFLYNPYKVIIGSSDLKANRAIRQIVDVITESQKYNKLVKLLEDIMDGSRILVFLDTKKGCDQITRQLRMDGWPALSIHGDKSQAERDWVLSEFKSGKSPIMTATDVAARGLDVKDVKYVINYDFPGSLEDYVHRIGRTGRAGAKGTAYTFFTVANARFAKELINILEEAGQKVSPELASMGRSTAPAPPGLGGFRDRGSRRGWS from the exons ATGAGTCGCTACGATAGCCGAACCGGCGATTCCACCTCTTACCGTGACCGTCGAAG TGACTCAGGGTTTGGTGGGGCTTCATCATACGGAAGCTCAGGTAGTCATACATCAAGCATGAAAAAGGATAGTGATGGCAATGTCTCTCCAAGGAAGCTAGATTTGGATGGTTTGACTCCTTTCGAGAAGAATTTCTATGTCGAATCGCAGGCTGTGGCGTCTATGACTGAGGCAGAAGTTGAAGAGTATCGTAAGCTGAGGGAAATCACTGTTGAAGGCCGTGATATTCCCAAACCTGTCAAGAGTTTTCGTGATGTTGGTTTTCCTG ATTATGTTTTGGAAGAGATTAAGAAGGCTGGTTTTACTGAACCTACGCCTATACAATCTCAGGGCTGGCCAATGGCAATGAAGGGACGTGATCTTATTGGCATTGCTGAAACTGGCTCTGGAAAGACTCTTTCCCACTTACTACCTGCAATTGTCCATGTCAATGCCCAACCAATTTTAG CTCCTGGGGACGGCCCAATCGTCTTGGTTCTTGCTCCGACACGTGAACTGGCTGTGCAGATACAGCAAGAGGCATCTAAGTTTGGTTCATCCTCTAAAATTAAGACTACATGTATTTATGGTGGAGTTCCAAAAGGGCCTCAAGTGCGTGATCTCCAGAAAG GTGTGGAAATCGTTATAGCTACTCCCGGGAGGTTAATAGACATGATGGAGTCGAACAACACAAACCTGCGAAGGGTTACTTATCTTGTTTTGGATGAGGCTGATCGAATGCTGGATATGGGGTTTGACCCTCAGATTCGGAAAATTGTTTCACAT ATTCGGCCAGACCGTCAAACTTTGTATTGGAGTGCTACTTGGCCTAAGGAGGTGGAACAACTATCCAAGAAGTTtctttataacccatacaaa GTGATAATAGGATCTTCTGATTTAAAAGCTAACCGTGCAATCCGTCAGATTGTTGATGTCATTACAGAAAGCCAAAAGTATAACAA ATTGGTGAAGTTGCTTGAAGACATAATGGATGGAAGCAGAATTCTCGTCTTCCTCGATACAAAAAAGGGATGTGACCAAATCACTCGTCAGCTTCGCATGGATGGTTGGCCTGCTTTGTCAATACATGGTGATAAAAGCCAAGCTGAAAGAGATTGGGTTCTCTCGGAGTTTAAATCAGGCAAAAGCCCTATAATGACTGCTACAGATGTGGCAGCTCGCGGATTAG ACGTGAAAGATGTGAAGTATGTGATAAACTATGACTTCCCTGGATCACTGGAGGATTATGTTCACAGGATTGGAAGAACGGGTAGAGCAGGGGCTAAAGGAACAGCATACACTTTCTTCACAGTTGCAAATGCGAGATTCGCCAAGGAACTTATCAACATACTAGAAGAAGCTGGACAAAAAGTGAGCCCTGAATTGGCTTCAATGGGTCGCAGCACCGCCCCTGCTCCTCCAG GGCTTGGGGGATTCAGAGACCGTGGGAGCAGAAGAGGGTGGAGCTGA
- the LOC104758784 gene encoding DEAD-box ATP-dependent RNA helicase 20-like isoform X2 encodes MKKDSDGNVSPRKLDLDGLTPFEKNFYVESQAVASMTEAEVEEYRKLREITVEGRDIPKPVKSFRDVGFPDYVLEEIKKAGFTEPTPIQSQGWPMAMKGRDLIGIAETGSGKTLSHLLPAIVHVNAQPILAPGDGPIVLVLAPTRELAVQIQQEASKFGSSSKIKTTCIYGGVPKGPQVRDLQKGVEIVIATPGRLIDMMESNNTNLRRVTYLVLDEADRMLDMGFDPQIRKIVSHIRPDRQTLYWSATWPKEVEQLSKKFLYNPYKVIIGSSDLKANRAIRQIVDVITESQKYNKLVKLLEDIMDGSRILVFLDTKKGCDQITRQLRMDGWPALSIHGDKSQAERDWVLSEFKSGKSPIMTATDVAARGLDVKDVKYVINYDFPGSLEDYVHRIGRTGRAGAKGTAYTFFTVANARFAKELINILEEAGQKVSPELASMGRSTAPAPPGLGGFRDRGSRRGWS; translated from the exons ATGAAAAAGGATAGTGATGGCAATGTCTCTCCAAGGAAGCTAGATTTGGATGGTTTGACTCCTTTCGAGAAGAATTTCTATGTCGAATCGCAGGCTGTGGCGTCTATGACTGAGGCAGAAGTTGAAGAGTATCGTAAGCTGAGGGAAATCACTGTTGAAGGCCGTGATATTCCCAAACCTGTCAAGAGTTTTCGTGATGTTGGTTTTCCTG ATTATGTTTTGGAAGAGATTAAGAAGGCTGGTTTTACTGAACCTACGCCTATACAATCTCAGGGCTGGCCAATGGCAATGAAGGGACGTGATCTTATTGGCATTGCTGAAACTGGCTCTGGAAAGACTCTTTCCCACTTACTACCTGCAATTGTCCATGTCAATGCCCAACCAATTTTAG CTCCTGGGGACGGCCCAATCGTCTTGGTTCTTGCTCCGACACGTGAACTGGCTGTGCAGATACAGCAAGAGGCATCTAAGTTTGGTTCATCCTCTAAAATTAAGACTACATGTATTTATGGTGGAGTTCCAAAAGGGCCTCAAGTGCGTGATCTCCAGAAAG GTGTGGAAATCGTTATAGCTACTCCCGGGAGGTTAATAGACATGATGGAGTCGAACAACACAAACCTGCGAAGGGTTACTTATCTTGTTTTGGATGAGGCTGATCGAATGCTGGATATGGGGTTTGACCCTCAGATTCGGAAAATTGTTTCACAT ATTCGGCCAGACCGTCAAACTTTGTATTGGAGTGCTACTTGGCCTAAGGAGGTGGAACAACTATCCAAGAAGTTtctttataacccatacaaa GTGATAATAGGATCTTCTGATTTAAAAGCTAACCGTGCAATCCGTCAGATTGTTGATGTCATTACAGAAAGCCAAAAGTATAACAA ATTGGTGAAGTTGCTTGAAGACATAATGGATGGAAGCAGAATTCTCGTCTTCCTCGATACAAAAAAGGGATGTGACCAAATCACTCGTCAGCTTCGCATGGATGGTTGGCCTGCTTTGTCAATACATGGTGATAAAAGCCAAGCTGAAAGAGATTGGGTTCTCTCGGAGTTTAAATCAGGCAAAAGCCCTATAATGACTGCTACAGATGTGGCAGCTCGCGGATTAG ACGTGAAAGATGTGAAGTATGTGATAAACTATGACTTCCCTGGATCACTGGAGGATTATGTTCACAGGATTGGAAGAACGGGTAGAGCAGGGGCTAAAGGAACAGCATACACTTTCTTCACAGTTGCAAATGCGAGATTCGCCAAGGAACTTATCAACATACTAGAAGAAGCTGGACAAAAAGTGAGCCCTGAATTGGCTTCAATGGGTCGCAGCACCGCCCCTGCTCCTCCAG GGCTTGGGGGATTCAGAGACCGTGGGAGCAGAAGAGGGTGGAGCTGA